A genomic region of Vitis vinifera cultivar Pinot Noir 40024 chromosome 7, ASM3070453v1 contains the following coding sequences:
- the LOC100265497 gene encoding uncharacterized protein LOC100265497: MGRRRNSSVNVLFGWVRRQSMKVKAFLAVTSVLSSLLALKFLVKDRNHFFVASEAIHVVGIMVLIYKLTTQKTCSGLSLKTQELTAMFLAVRLYCSFVMEGDIHTVLDLATLISTLWVIYMIRFKLKSTYIKELDNFPIYYYVVLPSAILAILVHPYTQHSMISRICWAFCVYLESVSVLPQLRLMQNAKMVEPFTAHYVFALGVARFLGCAHWIIQVYEIGGKYLYLIGSGFLWLPMILLAEVVQTFILADFCYYYIKSVMDGQLVMTLSSPV; encoded by the exons ATGGGGAGGAGGAGGAATTCGTCTGTGAATGTCCTGTTTGGATGGGTGAGGAGGCAGTCCATGAAAGTGAAGGCCTTCCTGGCGGTCACGTCAGTGTTGTCCTCTCTGTTGGCTCTCAAGTTTCTCGTCAAAGATCGCAACCACTTCTTTGTTGCCTCTGAAGCCATTCATGTTGTTGGGATTATGGTCTTGATTTACAAGCTGACCACTCAGAAGACCTGTTCTG GCCTTTCATTGAAGACTCAAGAGCTAACAGCTATGTTCTTAGCTGTAAGATTATACTGTAGTTTTGTCATGGAGGGTGACATTCACACAGTCCTTGATCTTGCTACACTTATATCGACTTTATGGGTTATCTACATGATAAGGTTCAAGTTGAAGTCAACCTACATCAAGGAGCTGGACAACTTTCCCATATATTATTATGTG GTGCTGCCTTCTGCCATCCTTGCCATACTTGTTCATCCTTATACACAACATTCAATGATAAGTCGAATTTGTTGGGCATTTTGTGTCTATTTGGAATCTGTTTCTGTGCTGCCTCAACTTCGGCTGATGCAGAATGCCAAG ATGGTTGAACCATTTACAGCCCATTATGTATTTGCATTGGGTGTTGCAAGATTCTTGGGATGCGCTCATTGGATCATTCAG GTTTATGAGATTGGTGGGAAGTATCTATACCTGATAGGAAGCGGATTCTTGTGGCTACCAATGATTCTACTTGCAGAAGTAGTTCAAACATTCATCTTGGCCGATTTCTGCTACTATTACATCAAGAG TGTCATGGACGGCCAACTTGTAATGACTCTGTCTTCTCCAGTCTAG
- the LOC100265755 gene encoding ninja-family protein 4, which produces MVIQLEASTAQNSSLKEEEMEVDLELSVGGSFRNLETSKPKIDSKLELCSCSRSEDAKAKREIQALRRQEAKKKREKKKGMRNGGGVGDERMRLEAQRLQNRVKDRERRENNEANLTHHKSYINHRNHGIVEGPIQMMVPIKYAHPSKVQYVPLAFPCVVPCGAPATWLQPVKSLPVRQGYGGRSVLSDGWTNSSASVSHQDSGSSDIGSLSSHTRTAPPQSSEAQGQSEHSVSSYQKDSSQGTSSDKSTSFGEKVSTPVKDPTTRRNSSTGESPPSPLKKARDGNGDLGEPPKPRNQNHHPSAPSLEQMPCVSTTGNGPNGKTITGFLYRYTKAEISIVCVCHGSSFSPAGFVEHAGGVDVSHPLRHITVIPSAFA; this is translated from the exons ATGGTAATtcaacttgaagcttcaacggCTCAAAATAGTTCATTGAAAGAAGAGGAGATGGAGGTGGATTTAGAATTATCGGTCGGAGGAAGTTTCAGAAACTTGGAGACATCAAAGCCAAAAATCGATTCAAAGTTGGAACTCTGCAGTTGCTCAAGATCTGAGGACGCGAAGGCGAAGCGCGAGATTCAGGCTCTGCGGAGACAAGAAgcgaagaagaagagagaaaagaagaaaggcATGAGGAATGGAGGAGGAGTAGGAGATGAGAGGATGAGGTTGGAGGCGCAGCGGTTGCAGAACAGGGTAAAGGAtcgagagaggagagagaataATGAGGCCAACTTAACGCACCATAAATCATATATCAACCATCGGAATCATGGTATAGTTGAGGGTCCGATTCAGATGATGGTGCCGATAAAGTACGCACATCCATCCAAGGTGCAGTACGTTCCTTTAGCATTTCCATGTGTGGTGCCGTGTGGGGCTCCGGCTACATGGCTTCAACCCGTGAAGTCGCTTCCGGTGCGTCAAGGGTACGGTGGTCGGTCGGTATTGTCGGATGGGTGGACTAATTCCTCTGCTAGTGTGTCTCACCAAG ATAGTGGCAGCAGTGATATTGGAAGCCTTTCAAGTCATACCCGAACGGCACCACCTCAAAGCAGCGAAGCACAGGGGCAATCTGAGCACAGTGTTTCCTCCTACCAAAAGGACTCCTCCCAAGGTACCAGTTCTGACAAATCAACAAGCTTTGGTGAGAAGGTCTCCACCCCAGTCAAAGATCCCACAACCAGGCGCAACTCATCAACTGGTGAAAGCCCACCTAGTCCTCTGAAGAAAGCCAGGGATGGAAACGGTGACTTGGGCGAACCTCCCAAGCCTCGAAATCAAAACCACCATCCTTCTGCTCCTTCCCTTGAGCAAATGCCATGCGTCTCAACAACCGGAAACGGCCCAAATGGGAAAACAATTACTGGGTTTTTGTACAGATACACGAAAGCAGAGATCAGCATAGTGTGTGTTTGCCATGGGAGTTCCTTCTCACCAGCTGGGTTTGTGGAACATGCTGGAGGAGTAGATGTATCACACCCTTTGAGACACATTACAGTAATTCCTTCTGCCTTTGCATGA